One window of the Bos indicus isolate NIAB-ARS_2022 breed Sahiwal x Tharparkar chromosome 15, NIAB-ARS_B.indTharparkar_mat_pri_1.0, whole genome shotgun sequence genome contains the following:
- the LOC109568776 gene encoding lysine-specific demethylase 4D-like, with the protein MQAKHFGSQNPSCKIMTFHPTMEEYADFNKYIAYIESQGAHRAGLAKIVPPKEWKARQTYDDIDDILIAAPLQQVVSGRAGVFTQYHKKKKAMTVAEYRHLANTEKYQTPFYSDFEELERKYWKTRLFESPIYGADISGSLFDENTKQWNLGRLGTIQDLLEQECGVVIEGVNTPYLYFGMWKTAFAWHTEDMDLYSINFLHFGEPKTWYAVPPEHGRRLERLASALFPESSRSCEAFLRHKAALISPTVLRDNGIPFGRVTQEAGEFMVTFPYGYHSGFNHGFNCAEAINFATPRWIDYGKVASQCSCGEAQVAFSMDAFVRILQPERYELWKRGQDRAVVNHAEPAAPGGQELSAWREVHSPWGTRLACNSQEPRQTPPRTPGPSPPDHHPTGRCVSRRRRPRKRGTPELNVRPGRRGASPKTQI; encoded by the coding sequence ATGCAGGCTAAGCACTTTGGTTCCCAGAACCCAAGTTGTAAGATCATGACCTTCCACCCAACCATGGAAGAATATGCGGATTTCAACAAATACATTGCTTACATAGAATCGCAAGGGGCCCACCGAGCAGGCTTGGCTAAGATAGTGCCACCCAAGGAATGGAAAGCCAGACAGACCTACGACGATATCGATGACATCTTAATAGCCGCTCCGCTCCAGCAGGTGGTCTCTGGGCGGGCAGGTGTGTTTACTCAATACcacaaaaagaagaaagccaTGACCGTGGCAGAGTACCGCCACTTAGCAAATACTGAAAAATACCAGACTCCATTCTACTCCGATTTTGAGGAATTGGAGCGAAAATATTGGAAAACCCGCCTCTTTGAGTCCCCAATATACGGCGCGGACATCAGTGGCTCTTTATTTGATGAAAACACGAAGCAGTGGAACCTGGGACGCCTGGGGACCATCCAGGACCTGCTGGAGCAGGAGTGCGGGGTGGTCATCGAGGGCGTCAACACCCCCTACCTGTACTTCGGCATGTGGAAGACCGCCTTCGCCTGGCACACGGAGGACATGGACCTTTATAGCATCAACTTCCTGCACTTCGGGGAGCCCAAGACCTGGTACGCGGTGCCACCCGAGCACGGCCGGCGCCTGGAACGCCTGGCCAGCGCTCTCTTCCCGGAGAGCTCGCGGAGCTGCGAGGCCTTCCTGCGCCACAAGGCGGCGCTCATCTCGCCCACGGTGCTCCGGGACAACGGCATCCCCTTCGGTCGGGTCACGCAGGAGGCGGGCGAGTTCATGGTGACCTTCCCCTACGGCTACCACTCGGGCTTCAACCACGGCTTCAACTGCGCCGAGGCCATCAATTTCGCCACCCCGCGCTGGATCGATTATGGCAAAGTGGCCTCGCAGTGCAGCTGCGGCGAGGCGCAGGTGGCCTTCTCCATGGACGCCTTCGTGCGCATCCTGCAGCCCGAGCGCTATGAGCTGTGGAAGCGCGGGCAGGACCGGGCGGTGGTGAACCACGCCGAGCCCGCGGCGCCGGGCGGCCAGGAGCTGAGTGCCTGGAGGGAGGTGCACTCGCCCTGGGGAACCCGGCTCGCCTGCAACTCCCAGGAGCCGCGCCAGACCCCGCCGCGGACGCCAGGTCCATCTCCTCCAGATCACCACCCAACTGGCAGATGTGTTTCTCGTCGTCGTCGTCCTCGGAAAAGGGGTACTCCAGAGCTGAATGTCCGACCCGGGCGAAGAGGAGCCTCTCCAAAGACTCAGATATGA